A window of the Falco biarmicus isolate bFalBia1 chromosome 10, bFalBia1.pri, whole genome shotgun sequence genome harbors these coding sequences:
- the ADM gene encoding pro-adrenomedullin: protein MKLVHVALLYLGSVTFFGVDAARVDVATEFKRKWTKWALSRAKRDVKPSGALRGLGAAANVQLLIRTQDVKEDPRVSHPSSREDAHIRVKRYRQSINSFPHFQAIRTGCRFGTCTVQKLAHDIFQLTDKDKDDAAPASKISPQGYGRRRRSLPEPRSPARFPWAGRRSRTRRPFAPVLGV from the exons ATGAAACTAGTTCACGTAGCCCTGCTCTACCTCGGCTCCGTGACCTTCTTCGGGGTGGATGCTGCACGGGTGGATGTAGCGACAGAGTTCAAAAGAAA ATGGACGAAATGGGCATTGAGCCGAGCCAAGCGGGACGTGAAGCCTTCGGGCGCGCTCcgagggctgggggcagccgcCAACGTGCAGCTGCTTATACGGACCCAGGACGTGAAGGAGGATCCCCGAGTCTCGCATCCCAG CAGCCGGGAGGATGCTCACATCCGCGTCAAGCGCTACCGCCAGAGCATTAACAGCTTCCCCCACTTCCAAGCCATCCGCACGGGGTGCCGGTTCGGGACGTGCACGGTGCAGAAGCTGGCCCACGACATCTTCCAGCTGACGGACAAGGATAAGGACGACGCCGCCCCCGCCAGCAAAATCAGCCCCCAGGGCTACGGCCGCAGGCGGCGCTCCCTGCCcgagccccgcagcccggcgCGCTTCCCCTGGGCCGGCCGGCGCTCCCGGACGCGGCGGCCCTTCGCCCCCGTGCTCGGGGTCTGA